Proteins encoded by one window of Serratia nevei:
- a CDS encoding fimbrial protein codes for MTKKTRCALLWSLSLISATTQAADQGTKVNITATVVAPPPCVINDGRTIDIDFGKVGIKRIDGNRYMQRIDYSIKCEFLDNSRQLKMKIMGGAAAFDGSVLTSSVNGLGIKLLANGKAFAINTPLNIDYANPPTLDAVPVKNSAVTLAEGDFTSGATMLVDYF; via the coding sequence ATGACGAAAAAAACGCGCTGCGCTCTGCTGTGGTCGCTGAGTCTGATCAGCGCCACCACCCAGGCCGCCGACCAGGGCACCAAGGTCAACATCACCGCCACCGTGGTGGCGCCTCCGCCTTGCGTGATCAATGACGGACGCACCATCGATATCGACTTCGGCAAGGTCGGCATCAAGCGCATCGACGGCAATCGCTATATGCAACGCATCGATTACAGCATCAAATGCGAGTTTCTGGATAACAGCCGCCAGCTGAAAATGAAGATCATGGGCGGCGCGGCGGCCTTCGACGGCAGCGTGTTAACCAGCAGCGTCAATGGATTGGGCATCAAGCTGTTGGCCAACGGTAAGGCCTTCGCCATCAATACGCCGCTGAACATCGATTACGCCAATCCGCCGACGCTTGATGCAGTGCCGGTGAAAAACAGCGCCGTCACCCTGGCGGAAGGCGATTTCACCAGCGGCGCCACCATGCTGGTGGACTACTTTTAA
- a CDS encoding serine hydrolase → MMKKNLSTSLKKLTFSVGILLLAAPAVHAAEPPAPPQVDAKAYILMDYNSGKVLTEGNADTRLDPASLTKIMSSYVIGQAIKAGKIKPEDLVTVGKDAWAPGNPALRGSSLMFIKPGDQVPVLELNKGIVIQSGNDASIALADYVAGSQDSFVGLMNNYAKSLGLQNTHFLTVHGLDAEGQYSTARDMALLSQALIRDVPDEYALHKEKEFTFNKIRQINRNRLLWSSNLNVDGIKTGYTSGAGHNLVASATDGPMRLISVVLGAPSDRVRFSESEKLLTWGFRFYETATPIKADKPFVTQKVWFGDVSEVPLGVAKDASVTIPKGQMKNLKASYKLTQPTLEAPLAKNQVVGTIDFQLDGKTIEQHPLVVMQEVKEGNFFSRIWDMVMMKLSQWFGGIFG, encoded by the coding sequence ATGATGAAAAAAAACTTATCCACTTCCCTGAAAAAACTGACCTTCAGCGTAGGCATCCTGTTGCTGGCCGCCCCGGCCGTGCACGCGGCCGAGCCGCCGGCGCCGCCGCAGGTAGACGCCAAGGCCTACATTCTGATGGATTACAACAGCGGCAAGGTGCTGACCGAAGGCAATGCCGACACCCGTCTCGATCCCGCCAGCCTAACCAAGATCATGTCCAGCTACGTGATCGGCCAGGCGATCAAGGCCGGCAAGATCAAGCCGGAAGACCTGGTCACCGTCGGCAAAGACGCCTGGGCGCCCGGTAACCCGGCGCTGCGCGGTTCTTCGCTGATGTTCATCAAGCCGGGCGATCAGGTGCCGGTACTGGAGCTGAATAAGGGCATCGTGATCCAGTCGGGCAACGACGCCAGCATCGCGCTGGCGGACTACGTGGCGGGCAGCCAGGATTCGTTCGTCGGCCTGATGAACAACTACGCCAAATCCCTGGGGCTGCAGAATACCCACTTCCTGACGGTGCACGGTCTGGATGCGGAAGGGCAGTACAGCACGGCGCGCGACATGGCGCTGCTGAGCCAGGCGCTGATCCGCGACGTGCCGGACGAATACGCGCTGCATAAAGAAAAAGAGTTCACCTTTAACAAGATCCGCCAGATTAACCGTAACCGCCTGCTGTGGAGCAGCAACCTGAACGTCGACGGCATCAAGACCGGTTACACCAGCGGCGCCGGCCATAACCTGGTGGCGTCGGCCACCGACGGCCCGATGCGTCTGATCTCGGTGGTGCTGGGCGCGCCGAGCGATCGCGTGCGCTTCAGCGAAAGCGAAAAGCTGCTGACCTGGGGCTTCCGCTTCTATGAAACCGCGACGCCGATCAAGGCCGATAAGCCGTTCGTCACCCAGAAAGTGTGGTTCGGCGACGTCAGCGAAGTGCCGCTCGGCGTGGCGAAAGACGCCTCGGTCACCATTCCGAAAGGGCAGATGAAAAACCTGAAGGCCAGCTACAAGCTGACCCAGCCGACGCTGGAAGCACCGCTGGCGAAAAACCAGGTGGTCGGCACCATCGATTTCCAGCTGGACGGCAAAACCATCGAGCAACACCCGCTGGTGGTGATGCAAGAGGTGAAAGAGGGCAACTTCTTCAGCCGCATCTGGGATATGGTGATGATGAAGCTGAGCCAGTGGTTCGGCGGGATCTTCGGCTAA